The Christiangramia salexigens genome includes the window CAGATAGGTAACAGGCCCAGATTGGCCAAGGCTGTTGGTGTACCTGTGGTGTGTGATTTTAGGGTGCAGGATGTAGAGCTGGAAGGTCAGGGTGCTCCGCTTGTGCCAATTGGCGACCAGTTATTATTTGGAGATTATACCTATTGTATAAATCTTGGTGGATTTGCTAATATTTCTACCCAAGAAGGGTCCGATCGTATTGCTTATGATATTTGTCCGGTAAATACTGTACTTAATTATTTTGCCCGGAAGCTGAATATGGAGTTTGATGAAGGAGGCAGACTTGCAAGTTCCGGAGAACTGGATCAGGAATTACTCCAAAAGTTGAACGATTTAACTTACTATAATACCAAGCCGCCTAAATCTTTGGGAATTGAATGGGTTAATTCTCATGTTATCCCGCTCATAGAAAGATCTCAGGATGATGTTCCTTCTATTCTGAAAACCTTTACAGTGCATGCCGCAATGCAGATCGCAAACTGTTTAGATAACAATGCAGATTCCAAATTGTTAATTACCGGTGGCGGGGCTTATAATGATTTTCTAATTAATGAAATCAGGTCTAGAACCCAATGTGAGATCGTGATCCCGGAAGATCAGCTGGTAGAATTCAAGGAAGCTTTAGTATTTGCTTTACTGGGTGTGCTTAAGCTAAGAAAAGAAATAAATGTTCTCTCTTCTGTAACCGGCGCAAGAATGGATCATTCTTCAGGTAAAATATATGATCCCTGAAAATTTTGTAAAATTCTGAATCTAGGCTTCTAGTTTTTTATCTTTGTTTCAAAATATTCCAAAAAATGAAAGAATTACTTAAAGTTTACGAAAATAAGGAACCTGAAATTGTTTTTAACTGGAAA containing:
- a CDS encoding anhydro-N-acetylmuramic acid kinase, whose protein sequence is MEKNSYRLIGLMSGTSLDGIDLVFTEISFFDHIEYKIHLAETIPYSKEWQNKLSKAIYLDPEELNQLDKEYTSHLSKVIIDFIERHNLDLIDAICSHGHTVKHRPKKGITYQIGNRPRLAKAVGVPVVCDFRVQDVELEGQGAPLVPIGDQLLFGDYTYCINLGGFANISTQEGSDRIAYDICPVNTVLNYFARKLNMEFDEGGRLASSGELDQELLQKLNDLTYYNTKPPKSLGIEWVNSHVIPLIERSQDDVPSILKTFTVHAAMQIANCLDNNADSKLLITGGGAYNDFLINEIRSRTQCEIVIPEDQLVEFKEALVFALLGVLKLRKEINVLSSVTGARMDHSSGKIYDP